Sequence from the Magallana gigas chromosome 4, xbMagGiga1.1, whole genome shotgun sequence genome:
CTCAAGAATCACAAGTCTACAGGAACTGTCAGGTAAATAATATCTCacaaatataagaaaatatctcAAGAATATAATATAAGCGTACAGGAATTTACAGGTAAACATTTTCTCACAAATAAAGGGAAAACATCTTAAGAATATCAAGTCTACAGGAACTTTCAGGTAAACATTTCTACAGGATATGTCAGGTAAATTATACCTTACAAGTCAAAGAAAATATCTCCAGAATCTCAATTATACAAGAACTGGAAGGTAAATAATATCTCACAAATTAAAGGGGAAATATCTTCTAAATCTCAAGCCTTTAATGATGGTCAGGTAATATTTACCTcacaaatcataaaaaatatttatctcaTGAATCTCAAGTGTACAAGCTCTGTTGagtaaaaattatattacaaagaaaaatattttcatagaaaatcTCAAACTGCAGTGACGAAAAGGTAAGTTATCTTACAAATCAATGAAACATTTCCAGAGAGTATTATTTTATGAATAGAGTGAAAGTTGAAAGGAACAGAGGAAATAACTTCAgaatttcaactttttaaatGGCTGGGTGACATTAGGAATATTATTCTCAAGTCTACAGTACAGGAACAATTgcaatttgtttatttcaacttttttttggtaaatattatatatattaaatggtGTAATCACAATCACTactaccagtacatgtactgatatgTCATTTGACAGTTTTGTTTACAGCAGTTCATGTATTTGATAGCTATGTTCATGAAGATGAGAGGGGAGTTCACCCTGAAGTGGAGTTTATATACGACTTGAAGCTCCCTGAAGACTTTGAACCAATCAATGCCGATGGAGAAGTTCAAGAGTTCAAACTGTACCCAGTAACCCAGGTAAAAAACGAAACATTTTataccaaaaaaattataattattttcaacttatttcaaaatgataattGAGAAATTTTCCTCAATTTGAAAACTTGTTTAAAAGCACATGAattaaaatagagaaaaataatATCAGTATGTTTTGAATGCTGTTGTTTTGTACGAATTGAAATGTTAATTAATTGATGTATTGATTATGTTTCTTTTCAGTTACAAGAAATGATTGTCCTTGATTCATTCAAGCCAAATAGTGCTGCCATTGTTCTGGACTTTCTTATACGTCACAACATTATTAATCCTGATAATGGTGGgtcttttcattcatttttaccACATGCAAATGGATGCAATCACATTAAATTTTACAACCCTGCTCCGAAGGAGAAGgtggtatactgttttacccttgtgtgtgtgtctgtccatctgtctgtctgtctgtagcaaaaatttctgtcgcatttttctcagcaactattcattgcaggtgcttgaaattttaaatcacctcttgtttaggcatgccatatggtgggatctatatttgtaccaatcggacgtcaacttcctgttaaatgacgaccgTTTCTTTTACATATTCACATGAGAGCGGGGTATTACTAGTGAGCAcgggctcacagatatcttgttagtCCTAACAACTCCTTAGGTATATGGACTGTCAAATGATGGGAGTTCTTTGGgcccaaaaataattgttttgtaCATGATATGCATGTACTAGCATTTATAGCAAGTTCTTAGATGtgtattttatacaaatttgaGCTCTTCGGGCCCCAAAATGATTGTTGTATACACAGTATGCATTAACCAGTATTTAAATGCATTTGTTGTGTATTTTATACTTCTCTTTCAGAACCGTCCTATTGTTTTCTGGTGGAAATGCTACACTACCCTGTACAGACCTTGTTTAACACACTCCCCACAGAAGCCTGAGGAAATGGAGGAGGACGGTCTCTTACTGGTTACTGGTACAGAACtcctgggggggggggaaggatCCATGAACTTGACATTCACAAAATGATTTTCTGTTATTATTTTTCGTCACATAGGAACAGGCAGTAGTACAACTGAACTgagtgattttgttttttagtgGACCTATATCTTGCCCCCGGGAAGTATTTTACTAGGAACAAGAACTTACGGGAccatttggtgttttttttttgtaccgGTAATTTGTCTTGTGATTATTAGATGTCTGACTTTTTGTGCCATGGTTCCTCAAGTGTGTGCTATTCCCTCATTACTGGATTAAAAGAAGGTTTAATGCCACTTTTTTGAGCTGTTAGCTGATTTTTGAGTATTGAAAAATAAGGTTTATGAGCTTGTATTTGAATATTGTTAAGCACCAACATTCTATATAGATAATGTACAAGTAGCACTTTTAGTAATTATTTTAagcttttttaatatttaagaaaacACATATATCTCTTTCAACATGTATTTGaaccaaaatcttttttttatgttattacGAATTGAACATATAAATAACACTTGTTTTTTAAGGTTAATACCACTTCATGTAATGCACTCATTTTACGTCCGGAAATTCATATCTCAATCAGTACTCAGGGTagaaagaagaagaaagaatAACTTATGTTCTTAATGTTTACTTGTGTTTATTTGATGAATACAATGGACTTGAATCTGAACTTTTGTGTGAAAAGATATTTGTTTTAGAAAAGAGAGGAGAAGAAGGATTGATTGTTTGGAGGAAAGAGTtcgcaatttatatttttcttttgttttgcaATATGTCTAATGaccaaatattttatcattactATAATGTCTGGCAGAGCCATTTGTTTGCATTGTTTATAGATTTTTCAACACATTCgttatttaattgtctgcaatGATGACATGGTTTGGTCGTGAACATACAGGAAATTACAAAGGTACTTTCTCTCTCCGATTACAGGCGCATAGTcgataaattataaaatttgtacatgcacaccaatattgaatattgtttgtGTCATAAGCCTTTTATGCTATATTAAATACCAAAAAAGAAAATGCCATTTTGAGTACAGAGTTGCTGTGGCTATTTCATGTTTTTGCTTAACTGATAATAGTGTTTGCATGTGCTTTAAAGTGGGGTTAATTCTTCTAATGATTTGTAGAGAACTGGGTAGACTTAtccaaagattttttaatgtatgtaCAAGTTAAATAAAGATTTGGAAAAAGACTGGATTATCTGTGTTCTCATGTTAGAGTAATGAATATAGACAAGTTATTTTTGCCCCATTACACTCCTAATGGGGTAAAATGGTAAAACTAATTATTTAATGCAATCTAAATACCTTGACATGCTTTCTGTAAAATTAATCCTGTAATAGCATTAATAAAACACAAGAAGTTAATGATATAACAAAGTTTAGTTACCTGGTACATGCAATTGTGTATTGAAAAATTGACCCTTTATTTGATTCAACACGATGGGGAGAACAGTGGTTGTCATAGCACCTCCTGTTTATTCCCTCCATTGTATGTACCAGGTATATGTTTAACTGTGTAggaataaaatacattaaagttTATTTCCTATGTCGCTTACAACGCGAGATCTGATTGGTTAACAAGCCGGGTGTGAATTTCCGTTCCTCCTGCTGAAGCGAAggtgtaaataaaatgtgatgTCACCATGCAATTCTTGGTTACAAGTGCACCTGTAGATCTTTACGCAAAATAATGTAATGCTTAAAtgcagtaaataaataaataatttgtcaaaatccCTATTTCTTAACATTCTGTTGGTATGAATAAAAGATTTTTAGCACAATTTcaattgatatattaattaatttttggtTCTTTGTAACGAActtatttgtaaaacaaaataattttaaaagttgtatAAAATAGGAATTAATTCGTTATCCAGGTCCAGTCAAGGGGATTTACCCTGGGTTGTATTCTATACACGGTTCGGCCTGCGGCCTCATGGTTGTATAGAATACAACCTGGGGTTAATCCCCATATACCCTTGATTGGACTTGGATAACTAAtagtatttatatattaaatgaaatcaaCTTCTGATACTTATGTGACATGGgttttattataacatttgcTCTCTACTTTAGACACCAGTCTTCTGGCGTAGAAGTCTCTATACACGGGGGGTAATTCCTCTAGGGTTTTTATGGCGCGGTCGACTATCTGCATAGCTCTCGCTGCGGGCTGCAGGTCCTTGTTACCGTAAATGTCCTTATTATCGTACATATTGTCCTCAAGGTGTTTCCAAAACACATTCACTGCCACACCGAAGTCCAGAGACACCACATTATGGAACCACAGGGCTGAAACATATGAACACGTTTACTGAATCTAccatcctcacaatgtcaggggTCTTGAGTCCACTTGGTGGTACACAGGAccctgacattgtgaggatgtGAATCTACCTGCAATTTCTTGTTTCTATTGGGATTTCAACaaagaattttatttgatatatgcttgaaaatattttatttctggaTCGATATCTGAACTAAATTTATCTCTGTTTTCATTGCAAAAAACTTGCGAATGGGCACATATTGATTACAATTTCACtattaaacaagtgaaaagctgtcaatgtgacagcaaaccgggttttcttaaATGTGAACTGTATAcaaaatccatgtcaaccctgaactGATAAACACTATAactaccgtatccagtgaaattgAGTACCCTATTTGCAAtatttcgataaattatcagaaatcaaaatcctagcaatatgcacacctctgatatatgtacaattgatctgcaaaagaacaacttcctatcttgaaaactgttggaggagttatccgtacaatgaggataccatatttgcaatattttgctaaaaaaatgacgaagttcaaaagctgggttttttttcataaattatcaaaaatcaaaatcctagcaatatgcacacctctgatatatgtacaattaatctccAAAAGAACAACATttacttcctatcttgaaaaatgaaggaggagttatccgtacaatgagggtacttTTTTGGCAATTACAATTAGTACAAATactttcaaacaacattttacCTGGAATAAATAGAATATCCCCTGGCTCTAGTTCCCCCTCGTATCTCGTAGCTGCATAAAACTTGGGGAATTTTTCAGGGTCAGGATTATCTATGTCTAGAACTTCTGACTTATCACCtgtaaaaaatgcaaaatatgaaaactgaaaaaaaaaatgtgcattacTAAAATGTTTAGTGAAATTTTCTAGAAACtcataataaagaaaattggtAAGCTTCTATGAAAATGCACCCAGAAAAAAGTCTGATTTTACTGCAAATGTATGACACCAGTAGGGCAAGGCAAAGAGCCGAAATAGGAAGTTACCATTCAGGTATAGGTTGTGAGCATCAGCCGGATCAAATAGCACCACTCTCTTCCTGCCGCTGATCTGGATCAGGATGTTGTCCATCACCTGAAACACACAGTAAAAAGCAGGATCCATTTACACCCAGTCACAAGGACATCTAGTATGAATGGACAATATTGTGGTTTCATCAAATTAATATTCGTCAAACAGCAATTTATTTTCATGGATTCTGTAGATccacaaaattcaaatattcaatCATGGGGGCATCTTATCTGCTCTGCTCTCTatgacatatacattgtatataaataatacatgtatacccagTATAACATAGAAAGCAGAGCAGATAACAGGCCCCTGTGGTTCATTGAAGGATATATAGCAATTGTTAGAATGCTGTTAATGAATTTACCTATCCtcaaaagttaattttactGAATCCATGAAAATAGATGCCCAGGAATATCAATGAAACCAGTCTCTAAACTGTCATTAGAATTAGACTTCAAAATTTTCTAATCCGTTGGAAAgtctgtaaacattttttttctttgataatgcTTAAGATGAAATCGCATTTAGAAAAGATATCATCAATATCTACATTTTTCAGGACTTTAGCATCTAAATTGTATCAGTATATCTGGTCAAAAAGAGTGaaaattgtcaatttcaacaaaagCAATGATTATCACAATCTGCATTCTTTTACATCATAATGTGTCCAGAGTTGTAGCCCTTTGGATGCTATTCGGAACACACTGGAGAAAAACCTGTCCTTTGGGAAAAGATCTGGAGTAATCAGGTCTGACGCCAACTCTGGAAACTGTACTTTTATGTCGGCTATGTCCTTTCTGACATCATCACCTAAGGCTCGCAGATAATATTTCTCTCCCTACAAGAAAGATTCAACAGCTTAACaaatttactaattaacaatctAGGAAAAAATTATCCACAAAAGTgtcattataatttaaaaacacaTCTGGATATAGAATTGAATTATACAGTTTGAAATTAACCACCACAAATGTATGTCTAATGGTGTACATGTTCAGATCtcaaaattttatgtatttcaagaattgtcattaaatttttctactaccgttatatatatttacctcTGATATGAAGAATTCTTTGTGGGTTTCCTCTGCTgctcttttaacaaattcattgAATGGTAGTGATCTAATCAGCAGTAAGAAAATATATTCTTCATCCACATttttatcatgttaaaatgCATAATAAATTTCTTTAGTTGTTAGAATTTCTACAACTACTTCCTAAAAAtccaatattttacaaataatcaTTGTTAGAATATCCTAGAATGCAAAATTACTCTTcgcaaatgaaataaacagtaaaAGTAATAAAGGGAACATATGGAtacttaaattataattatgaattttattaagaaataaacagcaatttaaaaagttcactgggatatgaagttggttggtcacgtgatcaaatcctgtgaagcccgaagggcttctcaGTAGATTTGATCATGAACCAACCaattcatatcccggtgaactttttaacattgctgtttattacttatatttacatttgaaagagACATCGTTCAGAAGTGTTAAAAAAACCGAGATTTTATGTTAACAATAATCCAAGCGAAAAGCGATAAGCGtgtgctatgatcattgtgacgtcacgaaaATGTTCATAcaaaattgaacgttttcgctttTCTaaaggttcatataaggaaaaatatttgcaaatgtaaatattgtaattgattattattttaacgGAATAGGCTTTACATAACATAAATAAactcagattttaaaaattacagcTTATATTATAACAGGCACTGATCTAATGAATTAACAAATCAACGAAGTATTTAAAGGAAAACCCTGCTGGTTTacttgtatgcaaagtttttgttgatGAAGTCCATTTGAGGTACTGGAGACACGTGGATTTTGACAGGTTTGGTCCCACCCTTCTCTGCTAGGTAATCCACAGAACTCCATGTCTCTGTGACATTCCCAATATCCTGTCCCCTCAAAATCACAGGTTTCCTCTGTAATACAGAATATGGTCTGTCTAAGAAGTGATATGCATGCATATGCTATATAACGCACCGTTTCCTACATTTGTTGAAGAGataagttgaaaatgtaaatacaattttCAGAGAATCATacttattgataaaatattttgaaaaatatataacctgaTAACTGTATAATACGCCATCATGTTATTTAACATTGCATTGtgtatcaataaaattaaagtaacaactgcaatttattgaatttaatcaagGAACATTTTCTAATCTCTTACCTCATGAAACACATTATTGACATCCGTAAATATTTGAAGAGGTTCacaatttttctgaaataaacaTTGGCACGTGGAACTTTGTTTTGACATTTTTCCTGTTCACATTAACTCGTCCATCGAATTATTCGACTGAACCAAGGTGTGTCATATTCGggaaaaaagttttcaaattatgatattatatctTTCTAGATAACAAAACTATTACAGTGAATTGTTGATAAGAAAGTATTATGTTCTCTTTGTTAACTTTGGTTGATTTTACTAGGGAATATGTATTAGTGCATTATATTTCCCTGATTTTACCTGTATATTCATTGTAGAACTCTATACGTATGCACCCATTTGTAAAGGGCTTGAAGTTCGGTCTGAAGATCacattaatatatatactaTAAACCTTTAAAGATTCATTCTGTGGAATGACAAAATTATAGATGAGTCCTTCTTTGAGAATGCATTTTAGAATAAGGTAATGATCGCCTATACTATACCGCCTCACCTAACAGCCTAACGCaatacaattcaataagttacACGGTAtgtcaaacttttaaaaaaagaaaaacacacaCCACTAACTTCCTTTacaaattttcatcatttaattaatttcattacataCATGAAATCTAAAACAATCACTCATGTAAAagaatatctctctctctctctctctctctctctctctctctctctctctctctctctctctctctctctctctctctctctctctctctcaacatttTGAAGTAACACGTGTACTCATGCTAAAACCTATAAGGAACTGATTAAAAACGTTACAaacataatgtaaaaaaaaaaagttcatgtaCCAGCATGTGTATGTAAAACACGACCCGAGACATTCTGTATGTTACAAtaagtgtttttatttaatttgattgacATTCGCAAATTATTTCATTGCTCTGCGCATATCTGCACATGGTTCAGCacattttatcatttcaataaaaaacatttttttcaatcgaTAGTACATATCTTGTATAAAAAAGATTGATATTCTGTGACATAAAACCGACATTTATTAAAtcttaacaagaggcccattggccacattgctcacctgaagaacaataggtgtgataaaaacagcttaatggagtcatattAATACAGACTATCtgaacaatgtacaataatacatgtagagcctgtataaataaaattcattctccccctggatattcttatgtttataatcattagtcccttttcttacaggatgattttatagtcatttcacttgtttatatatgggatgtagacctacatcaaactttgaactcCTTGTGAGGCCAATGAATCGTTTATGAAAAGtctaaacaattataaagaatcaccTGCCTGACTTGTTTCTTAGAAGacgatttctaaagatttactctatatattcctatgtaaaactttgacacccATTGTGGCCAATCCCTACCCctggggttatgattttcacaactttgaatctacactacctgaggatacacttccacacaagtttcagcttttctggctgattagtttctgagaagaagatttttaaagatttaattttctctatatattcctttgtaaaacatcgacccccattgtggcccaccctacctcAGGCGGtcttgattttcacaactttgatctacaccacctgaggatgcttccacacaagtttcagcttttctaaACCAAATgattctggagaagaagatttttaaaaatttctcaaaaaatttcaatttaataattcctaattatcttcCCTGAgcatggtccttaattttcacaacttttaatccCGTCTCCTAAGAGttctttgtgtcaagtttggttgaaattagcccagtagttcttgagaagatgttgaaaatgtgaaaagtttatggacagacggacagacaaacgacagacaaaatgtgaccagaaaagctcacttgagctttcagctcaggtgagctgaaAACGCCTATGTAATCGCCACCGTACATACCTAAAACGTGGGTGGGGTTATCTGACTACAATGTTCGTAATTCAGGAACAAATAGAAATTATGACAATATCATTAATTGTCGCTGacatatatttcaatatatatatatatatatatatatatatatatatatatatatatatatatatatatatatatatatatatatatatatatatatatatatatatatatatatatatatatatatatatatatatatatatatatatatatatataacgcatacatgcatttttatcattctttcTTACAATAGATGAGGTATACAGATGTAAAGGTAATACCTGTATTTGTTCAAACAATATCGATGAACGTAAAATACCTGAGAATGAATTTGTCAATATCGATTTGATAACTATACACGTACTTGTTTACTACATGCATGTGATAATAGATGGCAACAAATccgtatataaccacttttatGCTACAGAtaatacatgcacatacatcattacataaatatactacatgtaccattaaCTATCCTAACTACTTTTCAACTATCCTGAATACAcatcaaatatcaatttaaactacatgtactcatCAGgccaatataaaaattattgtttgtttggacccccccccccctcccccccctccCCGCCTTATTGAAATCCCCCTCgctggttaaaaaaaattatttttttattaacaattttatataaagttaaacattaagtttgaaaaaaattctgtcCCTTCTCaaccaaacatttttttaaggatggCATCAACAACTAAAATTTTGGCATTATATAAACTATTCTAGCATCCGGTCAACAACCTTTATCCAAACGTATCCAAGCTACTCGTCAACAACTAGTATTCTAAATTTTAGTAAACTGCCTAATATCACAAACTGGTGTATATCAACTTCTTATCAATGGTCATATTCGTCAACTttgtatactatatatatagCTACTCGTCAGCCAAAccataattatgaataattcatCAACCAAAACTATTCCTACCTAGCGTGTTAATCACCAACTGATAATATCCTGC
This genomic interval carries:
- the LOC105327034 gene encoding tRNA wybutosine-synthesizing protein 5-like (The RefSeq protein has 8 substitutions compared to this genomic sequence), whose product is MTYSVPGSRMEELGLSLTSPKENPTAFVELIDVSGSRLQETAFCATEDLSVDQFTNVLDSSSAIPYISETQTDTVLAEFEPCNLSDSGSGISESGYNSDRDNRVENSFALSQTTFQLFLMNLQMRRICPWKGQTEVVEEDFHVLKSTPRSVFFNPMHVLMFDKNETKIENPPRKPVILRGQDIGNVTETWSSVDYLAEKGGTKPVKIHVSPVPQMDFINKNFAYKSLPFNEFVKRAAEETHKEFFISEGEKYYLRALGDDVRKDIADIKVQFPELASDLIIPDLFPKDRFFSSVFRIASKGLQLWTHYDVMDNILIQISGRKRVVLFDPADAHNLYLNGDKSEVLDIGNPDPEKFPKFYAATRYEGELEPGDILFIPALWFHNVASLDFGVAVNVFWKHLEDNMYDNKDIYGNKDLQPAARAMQIVDRAVKTLEELPPVYRDFYARRLVSKIESKCYNKSHVS
- the LOC105327034 gene encoding tRNA wybutosine-synthesizing protein 5-like isoform X1 → MTYSVPGSRMEELGLSLTSPKENPTAFVELIDVSGSRLQETAFCATEDLSVDQFTNVLDSSSAIPYISETQTDTVLAEFEPCNLSDSGSGISESGYNSDRDNRVENSFALSQTTFQLFLMNLQMRRICPWNMHKFRRMQRVKRILLLALIVFIVLILIGGAIFIYFTRKGQTEVVEEDFPVLKSTPRSVFFNPMHVLMFDKNETKIENPPRKPVILRGQDIGNVTETWSSVDYLAEKGGTKPVKIHVSPVPQMDFINKNFAYKSLPFNEFVKRAAEETHKEFFISEGEKYYLRALGDDVRKDIADIKVQFPELASDLITPDLFPKDRFFSSVFRIASKGLQLWTHYDVMDNILIQISGRKRVVLFDPADAHNLYLNGDKSEVLDIDNPDPEKFPKFYAATRYEGELEPGDILFIPALWFHNVVSLDFGVAVNVFWKHLEDNMYDNKDIYGNKDLQPAARAMQIVDRAIKTLEELPPVYRDFYARRLVSKVESKCYNKTHVT